One Polaribacter sp. KT25b DNA segment encodes these proteins:
- a CDS encoding ABC transporter permease encodes MSSKFDSYQKRRLQSSYISVVISIALVLFMVGVLGLILLKSTKVANHVKEKVAITLFIKDKVTQKQIKTFRESLLEEEFTKKAVYTSKEQAAKKYSKEIGEDFLQFLGENPLKNGIDIYLKADFVTPEKMQELETRFQKNAFVADVSYDKPLINLLTKNIKRVSFWLLVFSGFFALVSMILINSSIRLSIYSKRFNIKTMQMVGATKSFIRKPFIWRSIKLGFFGAFLALTGLAFVIYYVDKYIPSLALLEDYLTLGYLVGGVFLSAFIITWISTFFATQRFLNLQTDELHY; translated from the coding sequence ATGTCATCTAAGTTTGATTCTTATCAGAAAAGGCGCTTGCAATCTTCTTACATTTCTGTTGTAATTAGCATAGCTTTAGTGCTTTTTATGGTTGGTGTCTTAGGTTTAATCCTTTTAAAATCTACTAAAGTTGCTAATCATGTTAAAGAAAAAGTAGCAATTACGCTCTTTATAAAAGATAAAGTAACTCAGAAACAAATAAAGACTTTTAGAGAATCTCTTTTAGAAGAAGAATTTACTAAAAAAGCAGTTTATACAAGCAAAGAACAAGCTGCAAAAAAATATAGTAAAGAAATAGGAGAAGATTTCTTGCAGTTTTTAGGAGAAAATCCTCTTAAAAACGGAATTGATATTTACCTAAAAGCAGATTTTGTAACTCCAGAAAAAATGCAAGAATTAGAAACTCGTTTTCAAAAAAACGCATTTGTAGCTGATGTTTCTTACGATAAACCTTTAATTAATTTATTAACAAAAAATATTAAAAGAGTTAGTTTTTGGTTGTTAGTTTTTAGTGGCTTTTTTGCGTTGGTTTCTATGATTTTAATAAATAGTTCTATTAGGTTATCTATTTATTCTAAACGATTTAATATAAAAACCATGCAAATGGTTGGTGCAACAAAGAGTTTTATTAGAAAACCATTTATTTGGCGAAGTATAAAACTAGGTTTCTTTGGTGCTTTTTTAGCTTTAACAGGCTTAGCTTTTGTAATCTATTATGTAGATAAATATATACCAAGTTTAGCGCTTTTAGAAGATTACCTTACCTTAGGGTATTTGGTTGGTGGTGTGTTTTTATCAGCATTTATAATTACTTGGATTAGTACTTTCTTTGCTACTCAGCGCTTTTTAAATTTACAAACAGACGAACTTCATTATTAA
- the infB gene encoding translation initiation factor IF-2, whose amino-acid sequence MSEGKTMRLNKVLRELNISLDRAVEYLAKKGHEIDSRPTTKISSDVYRVLQDGFEKDANKKAASKEVGEEKRKEKEAIRLEIEAKLEKKRAEETKKEEILIKAKAEKLEFKTVGKIDINNLGKKSVDATEEVAETPKVQEPEKVQEVEVVKKSEIVEEAKEVKEEPKKVVVEPKLEEVVAEKQTVKKTVSEIEKEASKVDAKNESKKDSSKKEEKPEEVTAENAEAIKTQYKKLDGPNFTGKKIDLKQFERPKKKKPEVKKDTNADAKKKRKRINKPTTGGNANTRTGGAKRGTSGNTRGGVGRPGFRGKANQRTPIKKEEPTEADIQKQVRETLEKLQGKSSRGKGAKYRRNKREAHREHTEAELEAQALGNKVLKVTEFVTVSEVATMMDVPVTQIISSCMMLGMMVTMNQRLDAETLVIVAEEFNHKVEFVGAEVEESIEEVEDKPEDLITRAPIITVMGHVDHGKTSLLDYIRKANVIEGESGGITQHIGAYSVNVGDQKIAFLDTPGHEAFTAMRARGAQVTDLVIIVAAADDDIMPQTKEAISHAQAAGVPIIFAINKIDKPNANPDNVKTQLSSMNLLIEEWGGSIQSQDISAKTGEGIDGLLEKVLLEAEILELKANPNKNAIGTVVEAQLDKGRGYVTTILVQAGTLNIGDYLLAGKHSGKVKAMFDDKGNKMKKAGPSTPVSILGLDGAPQAGDKFNVFDDEREAKQIASKRSQLQREQSVRTQKTLTLAEIGRRIALGDFKELNIILKGDVDGSVEALTDSFQKLSTEEIQVNILHKGVGAITESDVLLATASDAIIVGFNVRPQGNARMIADREEVDIRTYSIIYDAINDLKDAMEGMLSPEMKEEVSGNVEIREVYKISKVGNIAGCMVMSGKIFRDSNIRIIRDGIVVHDGILSSLKRFKDDVKEVAKGYDCGLQVKNYNDIVEGDIIEAYKEIAVKKKLK is encoded by the coding sequence ATGTCTGAAGGCAAAACAATGAGGCTTAATAAAGTTTTAAGAGAATTAAATATTTCTCTTGATAGAGCGGTAGAATATTTAGCAAAAAAAGGTCATGAAATAGATTCAAGGCCAACTACTAAAATTTCTAGTGATGTCTATCGAGTTTTACAAGATGGCTTTGAAAAAGATGCAAATAAAAAAGCTGCATCTAAAGAAGTTGGTGAAGAAAAACGTAAAGAGAAAGAAGCAATTCGTTTAGAAATTGAGGCTAAGTTAGAAAAGAAAAGAGCAGAAGAAACTAAGAAGGAGGAGATCTTAATAAAAGCCAAAGCAGAAAAATTAGAATTTAAAACTGTTGGTAAAATAGATATCAATAATTTAGGTAAAAAATCTGTTGATGCAACAGAAGAAGTAGCAGAGACGCCAAAAGTTCAAGAACCTGAAAAAGTTCAAGAAGTAGAGGTTGTTAAAAAATCTGAAATTGTAGAGGAAGCTAAAGAGGTAAAAGAAGAACCTAAAAAAGTTGTTGTTGAACCTAAATTAGAAGAAGTTGTAGCTGAAAAGCAAACTGTTAAAAAAACTGTTTCTGAAATAGAAAAAGAAGCTTCTAAAGTTGATGCTAAAAACGAATCTAAAAAGGACTCTTCTAAGAAAGAAGAGAAACCCGAAGAAGTGACTGCAGAAAATGCTGAGGCAATTAAAACTCAGTATAAAAAATTAGATGGCCCTAATTTTACAGGTAAGAAAATTGATTTAAAACAATTTGAAAGACCTAAAAAGAAAAAACCAGAAGTTAAAAAGGACACTAATGCAGATGCGAAAAAGAAACGTAAACGTATAAATAAACCTACAACAGGTGGTAATGCAAACACTAGAACTGGTGGTGCTAAAAGAGGAACTTCTGGAAATACTAGAGGAGGAGTTGGTAGACCAGGTTTTAGAGGTAAAGCTAATCAAAGAACACCTATTAAGAAAGAAGAGCCTACAGAAGCAGATATTCAGAAGCAAGTTAGAGAAACTTTAGAAAAACTTCAAGGTAAATCTTCTAGAGGTAAAGGAGCGAAATATCGTAGAAATAAAAGAGAAGCTCACAGAGAACATACTGAGGCAGAATTAGAAGCACAAGCATTAGGTAATAAAGTCTTAAAAGTAACAGAGTTTGTTACTGTAAGTGAAGTTGCTACAATGATGGATGTTCCTGTAACTCAAATTATTTCTTCTTGTATGATGCTTGGTATGATGGTAACAATGAATCAGCGTTTAGATGCAGAAACATTAGTTATTGTTGCAGAAGAGTTTAATCATAAAGTAGAGTTTGTTGGTGCAGAAGTCGAAGAATCAATTGAAGAAGTAGAAGATAAACCAGAAGATTTAATTACTCGTGCACCAATTATTACTGTAATGGGTCACGTAGATCATGGTAAAACTTCTTTGCTAGATTATATTAGAAAAGCTAATGTTATAGAAGGAGAAAGTGGTGGAATTACGCAGCATATCGGAGCTTATTCTGTAAATGTTGGTGATCAGAAAATAGCATTTTTAGATACTCCAGGTCACGAAGCTTTTACAGCAATGCGTGCACGAGGAGCACAAGTAACAGATTTAGTAATTATTGTTGCAGCCGCAGATGATGATATAATGCCGCAAACAAAAGAGGCAATTTCTCATGCTCAGGCAGCAGGAGTACCTATCATATTTGCAATTAATAAAATTGATAAACCAAATGCAAATCCAGATAATGTAAAAACTCAATTATCTTCAATGAATTTATTAATTGAAGAATGGGGTGGAAGTATTCAATCTCAAGATATTTCAGCAAAAACAGGTGAAGGAATAGATGGTTTATTAGAGAAGGTGTTGTTAGAAGCAGAGATCTTAGAGCTAAAAGCAAATCCTAATAAAAATGCAATTGGTACTGTTGTAGAAGCACAATTAGATAAAGGTAGAGGTTATGTAACAACTATCTTGGTTCAAGCAGGAACCCTTAATATTGGTGATTATTTACTTGCAGGTAAACATAGTGGTAAAGTAAAAGCTATGTTTGATGATAAAGGTAATAAAATGAAAAAAGCTGGACCATCAACTCCAGTTTCAATTTTAGGATTAGACGGTGCGCCACAAGCAGGTGATAAATTTAATGTATTTGATGATGAAAGAGAAGCCAAACAAATTGCATCTAAACGTTCTCAATTACAACGTGAGCAATCTGTAAGAACTCAGAAAACGCTTACTCTTGCAGAAATTGGACGTAGAATTGCACTTGGAGATTTTAAAGAATTAAATATTATCTTAAAAGGAGATGTAGATGGTTCTGTAGAAGCTTTAACAGATTCGTTCCAAAAATTATCAACAGAAGAAATTCAAGTTAATATTTTACATAAAGGAGTTGGTGCAATCACAGAAAGTGATGTTTTATTAGCAACTGCTTCTGATGCAATTATAGTTGGATTTAATGTACGTCCTCAAGGAAATGCAAGAATGATTGCAGACAGAGAGGAAGTAGATATTAGAACTTACTCAATTATTTATGACGCAATCAATGACTTGAAAGACGCCATGGAAGGAATGTTATCTCCAGAAATGAAAGAAGAAGTTAGTGGTAATGTAGAAATCAGAGAAGTATATAAAATATCTAAAGTTGGTAATATTGCAGGTTGTATGGTAATGTCTGGTAAAATATTTAGAGATTCTAATATTAGAATTATTAGAGACGGAATTGTTGTTCATGACGGAATCTTATCATCTTTAAAACGATTTAAAGACGATGTTAAAGAAGTTGCTAAAGGATATGATTGTGGTTTACAAGTTAAGAACTACAATGATATTGTTGAAGGCGACATTATAGAAGCATATAAAGAAATAGCAGTAAAAAAGAAGTTGAAATAA
- a CDS encoding SPOR domain-containing protein has product MKNKLYLGTFILLLLASSNSISAQNTTNSSNQIKNLIAKKRAFNSKFGFGFRVQIFYGNETEARSLQNKFKLNFPDVYTKLDYDQPYWKVQVGNYKTRLEADKAMVGFSEKFSGLIVIPLGK; this is encoded by the coding sequence ATGAAAAACAAACTTTATTTAGGAACTTTTATCCTTTTATTACTAGCTAGTAGTAACTCTATTTCTGCCCAAAATACTACTAATAGCAGCAATCAGATAAAAAACTTAATTGCAAAAAAAAGAGCATTTAATAGTAAATTTGGTTTTGGTTTTAGGGTTCAAATTTTTTATGGAAATGAAACTGAAGCTAGAAGTTTACAAAATAAGTTTAAGCTTAATTTTCCTGATGTTTATACAAAACTTGATTATGATCAACCTTATTGGAAAGTTCAAGTTGGAAATTATAAAACAAGATTAGAAGCTGATAAAGCTATGGTAGGTTTTTCAGAAAAATTTTCTGGACTAATAGTTATTCCTTTGGGAAAGTAA
- the truB gene encoding tRNA pseudouridine(55) synthase TruB → MTEEDFKNGQVLLIDKPLKWTSFQVVNKLRWEIKQRFKIKNIKVGHAGTLDPLATGLLIICTGKQTKKIGTYQGQIKEYTGTITLGATTPSYDLETEINETFSIDHISEELLKETTKQFIGEIQQKPPIFSAIKKDGKRLYELARKGETTEIKSRTVTISEFEITNINLPEVDFKVVCSKGTYIRSLAFDFGNVLNSGAHLSALRRTKIGNFSVDKSLSVDGFIDTLKLDAI, encoded by the coding sequence ATGACAGAAGAAGACTTTAAAAATGGTCAAGTTTTATTAATTGATAAACCTTTAAAATGGACTTCTTTTCAGGTAGTTAATAAGCTTCGTTGGGAAATAAAGCAACGTTTTAAAATTAAAAACATTAAAGTTGGTCACGCTGGTACTTTAGATCCTTTAGCAACAGGTTTACTAATTATTTGTACAGGTAAACAAACTAAAAAGATTGGAACTTATCAAGGTCAAATTAAAGAATATACAGGTACAATTACATTAGGTGCAACAACACCGAGCTACGATTTAGAAACAGAAATCAATGAAACTTTTTCTATTGATCATATTTCTGAAGAATTATTAAAAGAAACTACAAAACAATTTATTGGCGAAATTCAGCAAAAACCGCCTATTTTTTCAGCAATTAAAAAAGATGGAAAACGCTTATATGAGTTAGCAAGAAAAGGTGAAACTACAGAAATTAAATCTAGAACTGTAACAATATCAGAATTTGAAATTACAAATATTAATTTACCAGAAGTAGATTTTAAAGTAGTTTGTAGTAAAGGTACTTACATTCGTTCTTTAGCTTTTGATTTTGGAAATGTACTAAATTCTGGCGCACATTTATCAGCCTTAAGAAGAACAAAAATTGGCAATTTTTCTGTTGATAAAAGTCTTTCTGTTGATGGATTTATTGATACATTAAAATTAGATGCTATCTAA
- a CDS encoding DUF3098 domain-containing protein, with amino-acid sequence MEKENIQEKEFLFGKKNYTIMLIGIVFIVLGFVFMAGGGSDNPEVFNEEIYNWQRIRLAPTLVIIGLAIEFYAIFAEKK; translated from the coding sequence ATGGAAAAAGAAAATATACAAGAAAAAGAATTTTTATTCGGCAAAAAGAATTACACAATAATGCTAATTGGTATTGTTTTTATAGTCTTAGGATTTGTTTTTATGGCAGGCGGAGGTAGTGATAATCCAGAAGTTTTTAACGAAGAAATATATAATTGGCAAAGAATTCGTTTAGCACCTACTTTAGTAATTATTGGGTTGGCAATAGAATTTTATGCTATTTTTGCAGAAAAAAAATAA
- a CDS encoding undecaprenyl-diphosphate phosphatase produces the protein MDLLEAIILGVIQGLTEFLPVSSSGHLELAKAILGDTSVPEESLTFTVVLHFATALSTLVIFRKEVAEIFKGLFQFKWNDELKFSLKIIISMIPAVVVGLLFEEELESFFGGKILLVGIMLLVTAGLLLLADKAKSTNKEVSFSNSVLIGVSQAIAMLPGISRSGATISTSVLLGIDRTRAARFSFLMVVPLIFGKIGKDLLGGDISFESSEIIPISVGFIAAFVSGLVACKWMIALVKKSKLSYFSIYCAVVGVIAIGYSLLS, from the coding sequence ATGGATTTATTAGAAGCAATTATACTTGGAGTTATACAAGGTTTAACAGAGTTTTTACCTGTTTCCTCTAGTGGACATTTAGAGTTGGCAAAAGCTATTTTAGGAGACACCTCTGTACCTGAAGAAAGTTTAACATTTACAGTGGTTTTACATTTTGCAACTGCATTAAGTACGTTGGTTATATTTAGAAAAGAAGTAGCAGAAATTTTTAAAGGATTATTTCAGTTTAAATGGAATGATGAATTAAAGTTTTCTTTAAAAATTATTATTTCAATGATTCCTGCTGTAGTTGTAGGGTTACTTTTCGAAGAAGAGTTAGAATCTTTTTTTGGCGGAAAAATATTGTTAGTAGGTATAATGTTGTTGGTTACTGCAGGTTTATTGTTACTTGCAGATAAAGCAAAAAGCACAAATAAAGAAGTGTCATTTTCTAATTCAGTATTAATTGGTGTTTCTCAAGCAATTGCAATGTTACCAGGTATTTCTAGATCTGGAGCAACAATTTCTACATCTGTTTTGTTGGGAATTGATAGAACTAGAGCGGCACGTTTTTCTTTTTTAATGGTTGTTCCTTTGATTTTTGGAAAAATAGGAAAAGATTTATTAGGAGGAGATATTAGTTTTGAATCTTCAGAAATTATACCTATTTCTGTAGGTTTTATTGCAGCTTTTGTTTCTGGTTTAGTAGCCTGTAAATGGATGATTGCTTTGGTTAAAAAGAGCAAATTATCATATTTTTCTATTTATTGTGCTGTAGTAGGTGTTATTGCAATAGGATATTCGCTTTTAAGTTAA
- the nusA gene encoding transcription termination factor NusA, with protein MENIALIDSFSEFKDNKSIDRVTLMSILEEVFRAALKRKFGSDDNFDIIINPDKGDLEIWRNRIVVADGFSEDDNEEIELAEARLIEPDFEIGEDVSEEVKLIDLGRRAILALRQNLISKIYEHDSTNIFKHFKDLEGELYSAEVHHIRHNAIILLDDDGNEIVLPKSEQIRSDFFRKGDSVRGVIKAVELRGNKPAIILSRTSPSFLNKLFEQEIPEVFDGLITVEGVARIPGEKAKVAVDSYDDRIDPVGACVGVKGSRIHGIVRELGNENIDVINYTKNEQLYISRALSPAKVTSMEIEMYDEVRNGKKGRVKVLLKPEEVSKAIGRGGVNIRLASELTGYEIDVQREGLEEEDVELTEFMDEIEDWVITEFKKIGLDTARSVLEASVAELVKRTDLEEETILDVQRILKEEFE; from the coding sequence ATGGAAAATATAGCATTAATTGATTCGTTTTCAGAATTTAAAGATAATAAAAGTATAGACAGAGTAACATTAATGTCTATTTTAGAAGAGGTATTTAGGGCAGCGTTAAAACGTAAGTTTGGTTCTGATGATAATTTTGATATTATTATTAATCCTGATAAAGGAGATTTAGAAATCTGGAGAAATAGAATTGTTGTTGCAGATGGTTTTTCTGAAGATGATAATGAAGAAATAGAATTAGCTGAAGCAAGATTGATTGAGCCAGATTTTGAAATTGGTGAAGATGTATCCGAAGAAGTAAAATTAATAGATTTAGGAAGAAGAGCAATTTTAGCTTTACGTCAAAATTTAATTTCTAAAATTTACGAACACGATAGTACAAACATCTTTAAACATTTTAAAGATTTAGAAGGAGAATTATATTCTGCAGAAGTTCATCACATTCGCCATAATGCAATTATTTTGTTAGATGATGATGGTAATGAAATTGTATTACCAAAAAGTGAGCAAATTCGTTCAGATTTCTTTAGAAAAGGAGATTCTGTAAGAGGTGTTATTAAAGCTGTTGAGTTAAGAGGAAATAAACCAGCTATTATTTTATCTAGAACTTCACCATCTTTTTTAAATAAATTGTTTGAACAAGAAATTCCTGAGGTTTTTGACGGTTTAATAACTGTTGAAGGCGTTGCAAGAATTCCTGGTGAAAAAGCAAAAGTTGCTGTAGATTCTTATGATGATAGAATAGATCCTGTAGGAGCTTGTGTTGGTGTTAAAGGTTCAAGAATTCATGGTATTGTTCGTGAATTAGGAAATGAAAACATAGATGTTATTAACTATACCAAAAACGAACAATTATATATCTCTAGAGCATTGAGTCCTGCAAAAGTGACTTCAATGGAAATAGAAATGTATGATGAAGTTAGAAATGGTAAAAAAGGACGCGTAAAAGTACTTTTAAAACCAGAAGAAGTTTCTAAAGCAATTGGTAGAGGTGGTGTAAATATACGTTTAGCAAGTGAGTTAACAGGTTATGAAATAGACGTTCAAAGAGAAGGTTTAGAAGAAGAAGATGTAGAGTTAACAGAATTTATGGACGAGATTGAAGATTGGGTTATTACAGAATTCAAAAAGATTGGTTTAGATACAGCAAGAAGCGTATTGGAAGCTAGTGTGGCAGAACTTGTAAAAAGAACCGATTTAGAAGAAGAAACTATATTAGATGTTCAGAGAATCTTGAAAGAGGAGTTCGAGTAA
- a CDS encoding universal stress protein — protein sequence MKTILVPIDFSKSSEYAAKMAAKIALKMDATVYLIHLIELPKGVIDMGFASRFSIPESMLYLRKVREKVLEFKENFFNKDIQVEYFIKLNNPFEGIIKYADKIDADLIVMGTKGHSNFKEIRIGSNTEKVVRTSTTPVIVVKKDSKKFKLKNLVFASSFKNEDKKEVFRKFLYFANIFNSKIHLLKVNTASNFESTHDAKEKITEFIKEYQLPKYSINIYNDVSIEKGILNFSRDVNADLISLSTHGRSGLSHLINASVTRKLSNKALKPILTIRV from the coding sequence ATGAAAACTATTTTAGTACCAATAGATTTTTCTAAATCATCTGAATATGCTGCAAAAATGGCCGCAAAAATTGCATTAAAAATGGATGCAACTGTTTATCTTATTCATTTAATTGAACTTCCGAAAGGAGTAATAGATATGGGTTTTGCTAGCAGATTTAGCATTCCAGAAAGCATGCTTTATCTTAGAAAAGTTAGGGAAAAAGTATTAGAATTTAAAGAAAATTTTTTCAACAAAGACATTCAAGTTGAATACTTTATAAAACTAAACAATCCTTTTGAAGGAATTATAAAATATGCTGATAAAATTGATGCAGATTTAATAGTAATGGGCACTAAAGGGCATTCTAATTTTAAAGAAATACGAATTGGCTCTAATACAGAAAAAGTAGTAAGAACCTCTACAACACCTGTTATTGTTGTAAAAAAAGATAGTAAAAAGTTTAAACTAAAGAATTTAGTATTCGCTTCAAGTTTTAAAAATGAAGACAAAAAAGAAGTTTTTAGAAAATTTCTTTATTTTGCAAATATATTTAATAGTAAAATACATTTACTTAAAGTAAATACGGCTTCTAACTTTGAAAGCACTCATGATGCTAAAGAAAAAATTACAGAGTTTATAAAAGAATATCAACTACCTAAATACTCTATAAATATTTATAATGATGTTTCTATAGAAAAAGGGATTTTAAACTTTTCTAGAGATGTAAATGCCGATTTAATTAGCTTAAGCACACATGGCAGAAGTGGTTTATCTCACTTAATTAACGCGAGTGTTACTAGAAAACTATCAAATAAAGCTTTAAAACCAATATTAACTATAAGGGTTTAG
- the rimP gene encoding ribosome assembly cofactor RimP: protein MDQKQIKDLVDEALALNESLYLVDLIISTNNKIQIIIDGDNGVPLSECIRISKSVDSNLDREVEDFSLEVSTPDIAHPLKLNRQYIKNINRILKVKTAEEEIEGTLLEADDDKIVLAWKAREPKLVGKGKVTVQKTATLEYKDIKEARVKILF, encoded by the coding sequence ATGGATCAAAAACAGATAAAAGACTTAGTAGACGAGGCTTTAGCGCTAAATGAATCTTTGTATTTAGTAGATTTAATAATTTCTACTAATAACAAAATTCAGATTATTATTGATGGAGATAATGGGGTTCCTTTAAGTGAATGCATTAGAATTAGTAAAAGTGTTGATAGTAATTTAGATAGAGAAGTAGAAGATTTTTCGCTAGAAGTTTCTACACCAGACATTGCACATCCATTAAAATTAAATAGACAATACATAAAAAATATCAATAGAATATTAAAAGTAAAAACTGCTGAAGAAGAAATAGAGGGTACTTTATTGGAAGCAGATGATGATAAAATTGTTTTAGCTTGGAAAGCTAGAGAACCAAAACTAGTAGGTAAAGGAAAAGTTACTGTGCAAAAAACGGCAACTTTAGAGTATAAAGATATTAAAGAGGCAAGAGTAAAAATTTTATTTTAA
- a CDS encoding c-type cytochrome produces the protein MKSVALHNKLTGVLFKGFAVILFFAFSLSSYSQDVDEARQKEGRSLFKSLCASCHKLDKKLVGPALAGVEERRENVWLKAWIKNNAELRASGDRDANSIFEEYKGSPMTAFPQLGDQQIDDILYYTTVGDPKPTVVAGEEGVVRNSADAPGWLIYILAAAIIVAFLIIAGLLKTISELKGAPKTKGAVASLKDVWIGYKQNTFLVVLTVIFFMLMGAYVFFGTLFKVGVDEGYSPLQPIAFSHKIHAGDNKIDCQYCHTSAKHSKTSGIPSVNVCMNCHKNISEVAEDTKVEWDGVTYGKPELDKEIAKIYEAVGWDNDILEYTGNTKPVKWVRIHNLPDFVYYNHSQHVTVAGLECQKCHGPVEEMDEMRQFSPLTMGWCIDCHKETKVDLKGNDYYEKIHEELAKKYNVDQVTIAQLGGKECGKCHY, from the coding sequence ATGAAAAGTGTAGCATTGCACAATAAACTAACCGGAGTACTATTTAAGGGTTTTGCAGTCATTCTGTTTTTTGCATTTAGCTTATCGTCTTATTCTCAAGATGTAGATGAAGCGCGTCAAAAAGAAGGAAGATCATTATTTAAATCTTTGTGTGCTTCTTGTCACAAATTAGATAAAAAGTTAGTTGGTCCTGCCTTAGCAGGAGTAGAAGAACGTAGAGAGAACGTTTGGTTAAAGGCTTGGATTAAAAACAATGCTGAGTTAAGAGCTTCTGGAGATAGAGATGCAAATTCAATTTTTGAGGAATATAAAGGTTCTCCAATGACCGCGTTTCCTCAATTAGGAGATCAGCAAATTGATGATATTTTATATTATACAACTGTTGGTGATCCTAAACCTACTGTTGTAGCGGGAGAAGAAGGTGTTGTTAGGAATTCTGCGGATGCTCCAGGTTGGTTAATTTATATCTTAGCTGCTGCAATTATAGTTGCATTTCTTATAATAGCAGGATTACTTAAAACAATTAGCGAATTAAAAGGAGCGCCAAAAACTAAAGGAGCTGTTGCAAGTTTAAAAGATGTTTGGATAGGTTATAAACAAAACACATTTTTAGTAGTATTGACTGTTATATTTTTTATGTTGATGGGTGCTTATGTGTTTTTTGGAACTTTATTTAAAGTTGGTGTTGATGAAGGATATTCTCCTTTGCAGCCAATTGCATTTTCGCATAAAATACATGCAGGAGATAATAAAATTGATTGTCAATATTGTCATACTTCCGCTAAGCATAGTAAAACATCAGGAATTCCTTCTGTTAATGTATGTATGAATTGTCATAAAAATATTTCTGAAGTAGCAGAAGATACTAAAGTTGAATGGGATGGAGTAACTTATGGTAAGCCAGAATTAGATAAAGAAATCGCTAAAATTTATGAAGCAGTTGGTTGGGATAATGATATTTTAGAATATACAGGAAATACGAAACCTGTTAAATGGGTTAGAATTCATAATTTGCCAGATTTTGTATATTACAATCACTCACAACACGTAACTGTTGCAGGTTTAGAATGTCAAAAATGTCATGGTCCTGTAGAAGAAATGGATGAAATGCGTCAGTTTTCTCCATTAACAATGGGTTGGTGTATCGATTGTCATAAGGAAACTAAAGTAGATTTAAAAGGTAATGATTATTACGAAAAAATCCACGAAGAGTTAGCGAAAAAATATAATGTAGATCAAGTTACCATTGCTCAATTAGGAGGTAAAGAATGTGGTAAATGTCACTATTAA